One genomic window of Cannabis sativa cultivar Pink pepper isolate KNU-18-1 chromosome 2, ASM2916894v1, whole genome shotgun sequence includes the following:
- the LOC133034756 gene encoding 26S proteasome regulatory subunit 6B homolog, with amino-acid sequence MAASALLMDPKPLEPPASFPSTRADPRLSEQYQSSDEDDLYSRQKSLQRQLEFIDIQEEYVKDEQKNLKRELLRAQEEVKRIQSVPLVIGQFMEMVDQNNGIVGSTTGSNYYVRILSTINRELLKPSASVALHRHSNALVDVLPPEADSSISLLSQSEKPDVTYSDIGGCDIQKQEIREAVELPLTHHELYKQIGIDPPRGVLLYGPPGTGKTMLAKAVANHTTAAFIRVVGSEFVQKYLGEGPRMVRDVFRLAKENAPAIIFIDEVDAIATARFDAQTGADREVQRILMELLNQMDGFDQTVNVKVIMATNRADTLDPALLRPGRLDRKIEFPLPDRRQKRLVFQVCTAKMNLSDEVDLEDYVSRPDKISAAEITAICQEAGMHAVRKNRYVILPKDFEKGYRTNVKKPDTDFEFYK; translated from the exons ATGGCGGCCTCTGCTCTACTAATGGACCCCAAGCCTTTGGAGCCACCGGCATCTTTCCCGTCGACGAGAGCTGACCCACGTCTCTCCGAACAGTACCAGTCCTCCGACGAGGACGATCTCTACAGTCGCCAGAAATCACTGCAACGCCAGCTCGAGTTCATCGACATCCAGGAGGAGTACGTCAAGGACGAACAGAAGAATCTCAAGCGAGAACTCCTTCGGGCCCAAGAAGAGGTAAAGAGGATCCAGTCGGTTCCCCTCGTCATTGGTCAGTTCATGGAAATGGTTGATCAGAATAATGGGATAGTGGGCTCAACCACCGGCTCCAATTACTACGTCAGGATTCTCAGCACCATCAATCGGGAGCTTCTCAAGCCCTCTGCCTCTGTTGCTTTGCATCGCCACTCGAATGCCCTTGTCGACGTTCTTCCTCCTGAGGCCGACTCCAGTATTTCCCTTCTCAGCCAGTCAGAGAAGCCCGATGTCACCTATTCT GATATTGGTGGATGTGATATTCAGAAGCAAGAAATCCGTGAAGCAGTGGAACTACCGCTTACTCACCATGAGCTCTACAAACAAATTGGTATAGATCCTCCCCGTGGTGTTTTGCTCTACGGCCCCCCTGGTACGGGTAAAACTATGTTGGCCAAGGCTGTTGCTAATCACACCACTGCTGCCTTCATCAGAGTTGTTGGTTCAGAGTTTGTCCAGAAGTATTTGGGTGAG GGTCCTCGCATGGTTCGTGATGTCTTCCGTCTTGCCAAAGAGAATGCTCcagcaattatttttattgatgaAGTAGATGCTATAGCGACTGCTAGGTTTGATGCTCAAACTGGAGCTGATAGAGAAGTTCAGCGTATACTCATGGAGCTTCTCAATCAG ATGGATGGATTTGATCAAACAGTGAATGTGAAGGTTATCATGGCTACAAACAGAGCTGATACATTGGATCCTGCACTTCTGCGTCCTGGACGACTTGACCGGAAGATTGAATTTCCTTTGCCTGATAGGAGGCAAAAGAGACTTGTTTTTCAG GTTTGCACTGCTAAAATGAATTTGAGTGATGAGGTGGATCTAGAGGACTATGTCTCTCGGCCAGATAAAATTAGTGCTGCTGAG ATTACTGCTATATGTCAAGAAGCAGGAATGCATGCAGTTCGCAAAAATCGTTATGTGattcttcctaaagattttgAGAAGGGATATCGAACCAACGTGAAGAAACCTGACACTGACTTTGAATTTTACAAGTGA
- the LOC115719284 gene encoding probable E3 ubiquitin-protein ligase RHC1A: MSSGVDTHWCYQCSQTFWLRGGDVVCPYCHGGFVQEIEEIHGLGSQNVSAPDSGEVVSHQSQMPDIFDLMYALMGRNGSDRRIIETIRHRMAGRNPNFDVRRRSVPEQNWGNPNSNSTPFLVFHGQIPGLAFSNGSSGSGHRRGDFGDYFVGPGLEELIEQLTVNDRRGPPPAAHSSIDAMPTIRITQVHIRTDLHCPVCKEKFELGSEAREMPCNHIYHSDCIVPWLVQHNSCPVCRVELPPQGRTSSTGGSRSWVGGNGNSSNSNVDGNSSSSRETGRQTFGRRSALSYLWPFRSSNSSSSSPNSTISNSSLPNTSNPNTRYNSETGGNSSSTTLEHNNEMSYSGWPFDY, encoded by the coding sequence ATGTCTAGTGGTGTAGACACGCACTGGTGTTACCAATGCAGTCAGACTTTCTGGCTTCGAGGAGGAGATGTTGTCTGCCCTTACTGCCATGGAGGCTTTGTTCAAGAGATTGAGGAGATTCATGGTTTGGGGTCTCAGAATGTATCTGCCCCTGATTCAGGAGAAGTAGTTTCTCATCAAAGTCAAATGCCTGATATTTTTGATCTTATGTATGCTTTGATGGGGCGAAATGGCTCTGACCGAAGAATTATAGAAACTATCAGACATAGAATGGCTGGAAGAAATCCTAACTTCGATGTTAGAAGAAGATCTGTTCCCGAACAGAATTGGGGGAACCCCAACTCCAATTCGACACCTTTTTTAGTATTTCATGGTCAAATTCCAGGATTAGCCTTTTCTAATGGCAGCTCTGGAAGTGGACATAGGCGTGGTGATTTTGGTGACTACTTTGTTGGCCCAGGACTGGAAGAACTTATTGAACAGCTGACTGTGAATGATCGGCGCGGCCCTCCTCCAGCAGCTCACTCTTCCATTGATGCAATGCCCACTATCAGGATCACACAAGTGCATATTCGTACTGACTTGCATTGTCCCGTCTGTAAAGAAAAATTTGAGTTGGGGTCTGAAGCAAGAGAGATGCCTTGTAACCACATTTATCACTCTGATTGTATCGTTCCTTGGCTGGTTCAACATAATTCATGCCCTGTTTGCCGTGTTGAGCTGCCCCCTCAAGGCCGGACTAGTAGTACCGGCGGTAGTCGAAGTTGGGTTGGAGGAAATGGTAACAGCAGCAACAGCAATGTAGATGGTAATAGCTCTAGTAGTAGGGAGACTGGTCGTCAGACCTTTGGAAGAAGAAGCGCATTGTCATATCTCTGGCCTTTCCGTTCATCAAATTCAAGCTCATCTAGTCCAAACTCGACAATTTCAAACTCATCACTTCCAAACACATCAAATCCAAACACTCGCTACAATTCTGAAACTGGAGGAAATAGCTCATCAACCACCCTTGAACATAACAATGAGATGAGTTACTCTGGTTGGCCTTTTGATTACTAG